In Kitasatospora sp. NA04385, a single genomic region encodes these proteins:
- a CDS encoding rhomboid family intramembrane serine protease, giving the protein MASPHDHAPSDTRLDPAQMIAEARRAFFVMFGFLCIVWAVQLVNWLLDGRMALLHGIRPHDVDGLGYLLTAPFLHLNWQHLEGNSGPLFVFGFLAAYRGVRKFLGLTVLLVVTSGAAVWLFQQPGTVTVGASGVVFGYFGYVVLRGLFDRNLIDSLIGLVMGASFAYLLTTAVPGTPGVSWLGHLGGLAGGLLGAWIFRDRGPKPAAAPSGRSDGGALPVPSPGKQGGQAPAGPVSPRADLLKELDDLGL; this is encoded by the coding sequence ATGGCCTCCCCGCACGACCACGCCCCCTCCGACACGCGGCTCGACCCGGCGCAGATGATCGCCGAGGCGCGGCGCGCGTTCTTCGTCATGTTCGGGTTCCTGTGCATCGTGTGGGCGGTGCAGTTGGTGAACTGGCTGCTGGACGGCCGGATGGCCCTGCTGCACGGGATCCGCCCGCACGACGTGGACGGCCTCGGGTACCTGCTGACCGCGCCCTTCCTGCACCTGAACTGGCAGCACCTGGAGGGCAACTCGGGCCCGCTGTTCGTGTTCGGCTTCCTCGCCGCGTACCGGGGGGTGCGCAAGTTCCTCGGGCTGACGGTGCTGCTGGTGGTCACCAGCGGCGCGGCGGTGTGGCTGTTCCAGCAGCCGGGCACGGTGACGGTCGGCGCGAGCGGCGTGGTCTTCGGGTACTTCGGCTACGTGGTGCTGCGCGGCCTGTTCGACCGGAACCTGATCGACTCGCTGATCGGCCTGGTGATGGGCGCCTCCTTCGCCTACCTGCTGACCACGGCCGTCCCGGGCACCCCGGGGGTGTCCTGGCTGGGCCACCTGGGCGGGCTGGCCGGCGGCCTGCTGGGGGCGTGGATCTTCCGCGACCGCGGGCCGAAGCCGGCCGCCGCGCCGTCCGGCCGGTCCGACGGCGGCGCCCTGCCGGTGCCCTCCCCGGGCAAGCAGGGCGGCCAGGCCCCAGCGGGCCCGGTCAGCCCGCGCGCGGACCTGCTCAAGGAGCTCGACGACCTGGGGCTTTAA
- a CDS encoding A/G-specific adenine glycosylase encodes MVATASTLAPGALQALHSTVIGWYEANARDLPWRSPDASPWAVMVSEFMLQQTPVKRVLPAYAAWMERWPTPADLAADAPGEAVRMWGRLGYPRRALRLHGAAVAITERHGGAVPEDHAALLALPGVGEYTAAAVASFAFRQRHAVLDTNVRRVFARAVTGVEYPANATTAAERRTAVELLPAGEERAATWAVAVMELGALVCTARGPECGGCPLRAECAWQRAGCPPHQGPARRGQTYEGTDRQVRGKLLAVLRDAHGLVGQGQLDVVWPDAVQRARALDGLVADGLVEPVGPGTYRLPQ; translated from the coding sequence ATGGTTGCCACTGCTTCGACTCTTGCCCCCGGCGCCCTCCAGGCGCTGCACTCGACCGTCATCGGCTGGTACGAGGCCAACGCCCGCGACCTGCCCTGGCGGTCCCCGGACGCCTCGCCCTGGGCCGTGATGGTCAGCGAGTTCATGCTCCAGCAGACGCCGGTGAAGCGGGTGCTGCCCGCCTACGCGGCCTGGATGGAGCGCTGGCCCACGCCCGCCGACCTGGCCGCGGACGCGCCCGGCGAGGCGGTGCGGATGTGGGGCCGGCTCGGCTACCCGCGCCGCGCGCTGCGGCTGCACGGCGCGGCCGTCGCGATCACCGAGCGGCACGGCGGCGCCGTCCCCGAGGACCACGCGGCGCTGCTGGCGCTGCCCGGGGTCGGCGAGTACACGGCCGCCGCGGTCGCCTCGTTCGCCTTCCGGCAGCGGCACGCGGTGCTGGACACCAACGTGCGCCGGGTCTTCGCCCGGGCGGTCACCGGCGTCGAGTACCCGGCGAACGCCACCACCGCCGCCGAGCGCCGCACCGCCGTCGAGCTGCTGCCCGCCGGCGAGGAGCGGGCCGCCACCTGGGCGGTCGCGGTGATGGAGCTGGGCGCCCTGGTGTGCACCGCACGCGGCCCGGAGTGCGGCGGCTGCCCGCTGCGGGCCGAGTGCGCCTGGCAGCGGGCCGGCTGCCCGCCGCACCAGGGCCCGGCGCGCCGCGGGCAGACGTACGAGGGCACCGACCGGCAGGTGCGCGGCAAGCTGCTGGCGGTGCTGCGGGACGCCCACGGGCTGGTCGGGCAGGGGCAGCTGGACGTGGTGTGGCCGGACGCGGTGCAGCGGGCCCGGGCGCTGGACGGGCTGGTCGCCGACGGGCTGGTGGAGCCGGTCGGCCCGGGCACCTACCGGCTGCCGCAGTAG
- a CDS encoding MDR family MFS transporter, with protein sequence MTTQHSEAVPEEPSVELGKPDEFEQRPHREIRLVMVGLVITMLLAMLDNLIVGTAMPTIVGELHGAEHMSWVVTSYTLATAASTPIWGKVGDLYGRKGSFLVSIAIFLLGSALSGLSQSMTQLIAFRAVQGLGAGGLMVGVMSIMGALVLPRDRGKYQGMFAAVMALATVGGPLIGGFITDHLNWRWTFYVNLPLGAIALVFIVVVLKLPKIRSNAKIDYFGAVLLTVGIVSAVLVTTWGGHEYAWGSKQILGLGALGVASLIGFCYVEQRVAEPIIPLQLFRNRNFTMVSIIGFIVGFAMFGAVTFLPTYQQIVQGASATNSGLLLMPMMFGMLVVSLVVGQAITKTGKYRIFPIIGTTVMAGGTLLLSTLAVDTKSFTSSCYMVVLGAGMGFLMQVTMLVAQNSVEMKDMGVASSSATLFRTIGGSFGVALFGTLYVNRLNDTLKDAGMPTGGESTGSMSPETLKSMPAEAVSVLQHGIANGMHTVFLWGTVISVVAIVASLFIREVKLRGGADAAEAKAEAALEGAL encoded by the coding sequence ATGACAACCCAGCATTCCGAGGCGGTTCCGGAGGAGCCGTCGGTCGAACTCGGGAAGCCCGACGAGTTCGAGCAGCGCCCGCACCGCGAGATCCGCCTGGTGATGGTCGGCCTGGTCATCACCATGCTGCTCGCCATGCTCGACAACCTGATCGTCGGCACCGCGATGCCCACCATCGTCGGCGAGCTGCACGGCGCCGAGCACATGTCCTGGGTGGTGACGTCCTACACCCTGGCCACCGCCGCCTCCACCCCGATCTGGGGCAAGGTCGGCGACCTGTACGGCCGCAAGGGCTCGTTCCTGGTCTCGATCGCGATCTTCCTGCTCGGCTCGGCGCTGTCCGGCCTGTCGCAGAGCATGACCCAGCTGATCGCCTTCCGCGCCGTCCAGGGCCTGGGCGCCGGCGGTCTGATGGTCGGCGTGATGTCGATCATGGGCGCGCTGGTGCTGCCCCGCGACCGCGGCAAGTACCAGGGCATGTTCGCCGCCGTGATGGCGCTGGCCACCGTCGGCGGCCCGCTGATCGGCGGCTTCATCACCGACCACCTGAACTGGCGCTGGACGTTCTACGTCAACCTGCCGCTGGGCGCGATCGCGCTGGTCTTCATCGTCGTGGTGCTGAAGCTGCCCAAGATCCGCTCCAACGCGAAGATCGACTACTTCGGCGCGGTGCTGCTCACCGTCGGCATCGTCTCGGCCGTGCTGGTCACCACCTGGGGCGGCCACGAGTACGCCTGGGGCTCGAAGCAGATCCTCGGCCTGGGCGCGCTCGGCGTGGCCTCGCTGATCGGCTTCTGCTACGTCGAGCAGCGGGTCGCCGAGCCGATCATCCCGCTCCAGCTGTTCCGCAACCGGAACTTCACCATGGTCTCGATCATCGGCTTCATCGTCGGTTTCGCGATGTTCGGCGCGGTGACCTTCCTGCCCACCTACCAGCAGATCGTGCAGGGCGCCTCGGCGACCAACTCCGGCCTGCTGCTGATGCCGATGATGTTCGGCATGCTGGTGGTCTCGCTGGTGGTCGGCCAGGCCATCACCAAGACCGGCAAGTACCGGATCTTCCCGATCATCGGCACCACCGTGATGGCCGGCGGCACGCTGCTGCTGTCCACCCTCGCCGTGGACACCAAGAGCTTCACCTCCTCCTGCTACATGGTGGTGCTCGGCGCCGGCATGGGCTTCCTGATGCAGGTCACCATGCTGGTCGCGCAGAACAGCGTGGAGATGAAGGACATGGGCGTCGCCTCGTCCTCCGCCACCCTGTTCCGCACCATCGGCGGCTCCTTCGGCGTGGCGCTGTTCGGCACGCTCTACGTCAACCGGCTCAACGACACCCTGAAGGACGCCGGGATGCCGACCGGCGGCGAGTCCACCGGCTCGATGAGCCCGGAGACGCTGAAGAGCATGCCGGCCGAGGCGGTCTCGGTGCTCCAGCACGGCATCGCCAACGGCATGCACACCGTCTTCCTGTGGGGCACCGTGATCAGCGTGGTCGCCATCGTCGCCTCGCTGTTCATCCGCGAGGTCAAGCTCCGCGGTGGCGCGGACGCCGCCGAGGCCAAGGCCGAGGCCGCCCTGGAGGGCGCGCTCTGA